The Caloranaerobacter ferrireducens genome contains a region encoding:
- a CDS encoding small, acid-soluble spore protein, alpha/beta type: MKNNKISENARKAFENFKEEIAKEMGIDTTKAGKNVVKKIKENFEKRFSNLGRS, from the coding sequence ATGAAAAACAATAAAATCTCTGAAAATGCAAGAAAAGCTTTCGAAAATTTCAAAGAAGAAATTGCAAAAGAAATGGGAATTGATACCACTAAAGCAGGTAAAAATGTAGTAAAAAAAATTAAAGAGAATTTCGAAAAACGCTTTTCTAACTTAGGAAGATCATAA
- a CDS encoding single-stranded DNA-binding protein has translation MVDKVIQTNSVTIVGKIVTELEFSHQMYGEGFYTFYIEVPRLSENSDVLPVTISERLFVGIDLKPGVELVIEGQLRSYNRYSEGSNRLLLTVFARDIYLPHDEEELSELRRKPNEIFLDGYICKQPVYRTTPFGREITDLLVAVNRPYNKSDYIPCIAWGRNARFSEKLRVGDHIRLWGRIQSREYQKKLPDGEVLNKVAYEVSISKMEYLKDENNREGKLKVESV, from the coding sequence ATGGTTGATAAGGTTATTCAAACTAATTCTGTAACAATAGTTGGAAAAATAGTTACTGAACTTGAATTTAGTCATCAAATGTATGGGGAAGGGTTTTATACATTCTATATTGAAGTTCCTAGATTAAGTGAAAATTCAGATGTATTGCCAGTTACTATTTCTGAAAGACTTTTTGTTGGCATAGACTTGAAGCCAGGTGTAGAACTTGTTATTGAAGGACAGTTAAGGTCTTATAATAGGTATTCAGAGGGAAGCAATAGACTTTTATTAACAGTTTTTGCAAGAGATATTTATTTACCTCATGATGAAGAAGAACTTTCAGAACTTAGACGTAAACCAAATGAAATTTTCTTAGATGGTTATATTTGCAAGCAGCCTGTATATAGAACTACACCATTTGGTAGAGAAATTACAGATTTACTTGTTGCAGTAAATAGACCTTATAACAAATCGGATTACATACCTTGTATTGCTTGGGGGAGAAATGCAAGGTTTTCTGAAAAATTAAGGGTTGGCGATCATATTAGGTTATGGGGAAGAATTCAAAGTAGAGAATACCAAAAGAAACTTCCAGATGGTGAAGTGTTGAATAAAGTTGCGTATGAAGTTTCTATATCGAAGATGGAGTATTTAAAAGATGAAAATAATAGGGAAGGCAAATTAAAAGTTGAATCTGTTTAG
- a CDS encoding N-6 DNA methylase yields MKKLIKILEKTLDFYNGKMDEDLLEDMILNSLILLILEELNAEKFFLKESEIKNIKNCDIYKIFKRDITKEIIKSDYVLPIAYEYIISRKEKKEKYGIYYTPEWLVNYMVDRAITQYIKQRDNVDNLKILEPACGSGMFLLYIFDVFYKWYKKKSNLSSLEIIKRIIENILYGIDIDEKGIYLCKISLQIKIYKLIGKKIDLKFNLYNIDFLKSNYIDNYKFSCVIGNPPYLENRRINKYYNKDYLKNNFLTAVGRFDIYSLFIEKAIKMLCDDGDLAFITPGNILSNNNFTPIREIILDKTEIKEIVNLGSNIFNKVDMNMAIIFIKKSQKNLKRNKILCKNLKDSFDIKKDIFKNDYKIISQAYYYNNLNYVFDIESSKETFELRQRIYSTNLYKINDLCEIVAGIATGNIRNKLLTYDGNKKGARKVLTGKDIKPYYYNWSGLYVITDKSIINKEMGEYATFMREEFVFNPKILIRQTADRFICTYDEQKYYILNTLYSLIVREQYRKEVFIKFILALLNSKLYSFLYRSLVMEEGKLFPQLKIFHIQQSPFILVPLSKQEEYVLLIDKIISLKKQLFENTHNEYDKYMKQIEIEYLVYKLDRLVYNLFKLSNSEIEEIERKMEKSPLVYSKNDSIDIKNALKELSQCNDIIKISKKFKIHPLVLLSRNFL; encoded by the coding sequence ATGAAAAAATTAATTAAAATACTAGAGAAAACGCTGGATTTTTATAATGGAAAGATGGATGAAGATTTGTTAGAGGATATGATTTTAAATTCATTAATATTACTTATTCTAGAAGAATTAAATGCTGAAAAATTCTTTTTAAAAGAGTCAGAAATTAAAAATATAAAAAATTGTGATATATATAAAATATTTAAAAGAGATATAACAAAGGAAATTATTAAAAGTGATTATGTGCTACCGATAGCTTATGAGTATATTATAAGTAGAAAAGAGAAAAAAGAGAAGTATGGTATTTATTATACTCCTGAATGGCTTGTTAATTATATGGTTGATAGGGCTATTACACAATATATAAAGCAAAGAGATAATGTAGATAACTTAAAAATTCTTGAGCCAGCATGTGGAAGTGGAATGTTTCTTTTATATATTTTTGATGTATTTTATAAGTGGTATAAGAAAAAATCTAATCTGTCGAGTTTAGAGATTATTAAAAGAATTATAGAAAATATTTTATATGGGATTGATATTGATGAAAAAGGCATATACTTATGTAAAATTAGTTTGCAAATTAAAATTTATAAGTTAATAGGTAAGAAAATAGATTTAAAATTCAATTTATATAATATTGATTTTCTAAAAAGTAATTATATTGATAATTATAAATTTAGTTGTGTTATAGGTAATCCACCTTATTTAGAAAATAGAAGAATAAATAAATACTATAATAAAGATTATTTAAAAAACAACTTTTTAACAGCAGTTGGACGGTTTGATATATATTCACTTTTCATAGAGAAGGCTATAAAAATGCTTTGTGATGATGGGGATTTAGCTTTTATAACCCCAGGTAATATATTATCTAATAACAATTTTACACCTATAAGAGAAATAATACTTGATAAAACTGAGATTAAGGAAATTGTCAATCTTGGAAGTAATATTTTTAATAAAGTAGATATGAATATGGCCATCATTTTTATTAAGAAAAGTCAGAAAAATTTGAAAAGAAATAAAATTCTTTGCAAAAATCTAAAAGATAGTTTTGATATAAAAAAAGATATATTTAAAAATGATTATAAAATAATAAGTCAAGCGTATTATTATAATAATCTTAATTATGTTTTTGATATTGAATCATCTAAAGAAACATTTGAACTAAGACAAAGAATTTATAGCACAAATCTTTATAAGATAAACGATTTATGTGAAATTGTTGCTGGAATTGCTACAGGAAATATAAGAAATAAGCTATTGACTTATGACGGTAATAAAAAAGGTGCTAGAAAAGTTTTAACAGGAAAAGATATTAAGCCATATTATTATAACTGGTCTGGACTTTATGTAATAACAGATAAATCAATAATTAATAAAGAAATGGGAGAATATGCTACATTTATGAGAGAAGAATTTGTGTTTAATCCTAAAATACTCATTAGACAAACGGCGGACAGATTCATATGTACATACGATGAACAAAAATATTATATTTTAAATACATTATATTCATTGATAGTAAGGGAACAATACAGGAAAGAGGTGTTTATAAAGTTTATATTAGCTTTATTAAATTCAAAGTTATATAGTTTTCTCTATAGGTCACTAGTAATGGAAGAAGGTAAATTATTTCCACAGCTAAAAATATTCCATATTCAACAAAGTCCTTTTATATTGGTTCCATTGTCTAAACAAGAAGAGTATGTTTTATTAATAGATAAGATAATTTCATTAAAAAAACAGTTATTTGAAAATACGCATAATGAGTATGACAAATATATGAAACAGATAGAAATTGAATATCTAGTTTATAAATTAGATAGATTAGTATATAACTTATTTAAATTATCAAATTCTGAAATTGAAGAAATAGAAAGAAAAATGGAGAAATCTCCATTAGTTTACAGCAAAAATGATTCAATTGATATAAAGAATGCATTGAAAGAATTAAGCCAATGTAATGATATAATAAAAATATCAAAAAAATTCAAGATACATCCTTTAGTTTTACTTAGCAGAAATTTTCTTTAA
- a CDS encoding Mur ligase family protein: MTTDKINIKDIISDLKETKEGNYNFIYENVLLIGVTGMQSKTTISLIEHILKHAGLKTGVISSNCIKFYGESIHTTFNDLKVEMLQYVLNKMIKKGIQTVIMEVSSHTLDSNKMHDLKFDIAVHTSIENEYSGCYRNSGDFLKIQKELFHELDKDKIAIINIDDNNALKLIEGNSKALIVTYGLNNKASLTASSISIKDHINLVVCLQRSLTTIQGVDIDTLEFPITLKLLGEHNIYSVLASIAVALCLNINVEIIKKSLIWFNGIE, from the coding sequence ATGACAACTGATAAGATAAATATAAAAGATATAATAAGTGATTTGAAAGAAACTAAGGAAGGTAACTATAATTTCATTTATGAAAATGTGTTACTAATAGGAGTTACAGGAATGCAAAGTAAGACAACTATTAGTCTAATTGAACATATTTTAAAACACGCAGGGCTAAAAACAGGGGTAATTAGTTCAAATTGTATAAAGTTTTACGGTGAATCGATACATACTACTTTTAATGACCTAAAGGTTGAAATGCTTCAATATGTTTTGAACAAAATGATAAAAAAAGGAATTCAGACAGTTATTATGGAAGTTTCTTCTCATACATTAGATTCTAATAAAATGCATGATTTGAAATTTGATATTGCAGTACATACAAGTATTGAAAATGAGTATTCAGGTTGTTATAGAAATAGTGGAGATTTTTTGAAAATACAGAAAGAACTATTTCATGAACTTGATAAAGATAAAATAGCTATAATTAATATTGATGATAATAATGCATTGAAATTAATAGAAGGTAATAGTAAAGCTTTGATTGTTACATATGGTTTGAATAATAAAGCGAGTTTAACAGCTTCTAGCATTTCGATAAAGGATCATATTAATCTTGTCGTTTGTCTGCAAAGAAGTCTCACTACAATTCAAGGAGTAGATATAGATACATTAGAATTTCCTATTACTTTAAAACTTTTAGGAGAACATAATATTTATAGTGTTTTAGCATCAATAGCAGTAGCTTTATGTTTGAATATAAATGTTGAAATTATAAAAAAATCACTTATTTGGTTTAATGGTATAGAGTAA
- a CDS encoding polysaccharide deacetylase family protein: MKKVINITVVVVIVLLLLTGCNKIEEVNSKISVVDEVYNKVEETNNIINKKDSKEDSNLKNPFEKIDLSKRPNEVGQIMILMYHNIGNKESEWVRTVENFKRDLSVLYEKGYRPISLKDFVNNNINVEAGYTPIVITFDDGNKNNFNIIVKDGKKIIDPNCAVGILEEFHNQHPDFPLEATFFTFGKNPFRQKELVEYKLKYLIEKGLDIGNHTIGHNNFTNLDSSSIQRVIGQNVEFLSSILKNYEVNMLALPYGSRPKNKENEVYLKKGEYNGINYNNIAILNVGWKPSYSPIDKRFNPYSIPRVRASETNVDNVGLYNWLEYFDKFPQKRFISDGNPDVVTVPKKFEDIVDKDKLNGKLLYIYEEKE; this comes from the coding sequence TTGAAAAAAGTAATAAATATAACAGTAGTAGTAGTAATTGTACTTTTACTTTTGACTGGATGCAATAAAATAGAAGAGGTAAACAGTAAGATTTCAGTTGTTGATGAAGTTTATAATAAAGTGGAAGAAACCAATAATATTATTAATAAAAAAGATAGTAAAGAAGATAGTAATCTAAAGAATCCTTTTGAAAAAATAGATTTATCGAAAAGACCAAATGAAGTAGGTCAAATAATGATATTAATGTATCATAACATTGGAAACAAGGAAAGTGAATGGGTTAGGACAGTCGAAAATTTCAAAAGAGATTTAAGTGTATTATATGAAAAAGGATATAGACCTATAAGCCTCAAAGATTTTGTGAACAATAATATAAATGTTGAGGCTGGATATACACCTATAGTTATTACTTTTGATGATGGTAATAAAAATAATTTTAATATAATTGTAAAGGATGGTAAGAAAATAATTGATCCTAATTGTGCAGTAGGTATTTTGGAAGAGTTTCATAACCAGCATCCTGATTTTCCTTTAGAGGCAACATTTTTTACATTTGGAAAAAATCCTTTTAGACAAAAAGAACTTGTAGAGTATAAGCTTAAGTACTTGATTGAAAAGGGATTAGATATAGGTAATCATACAATTGGACATAATAATTTTACTAATTTAGATTCTAGTAGTATACAAAGGGTAATAGGTCAAAATGTTGAGTTTTTAAGTAGTATTTTAAAAAATTATGAAGTAAATATGTTAGCCCTTCCATATGGAAGTAGACCTAAAAACAAAGAAAATGAAGTTTATTTAAAAAAAGGTGAGTATAATGGAATTAATTATAATAATATAGCTATATTAAATGTAGGTTGGAAGCCTTCTTATTCCCCAATAGACAAGAGATTTAATCCTTATTCAATACCAAGAGTTAGGGCAAGTGAGACTAATGTTGATAATGTAGGTCTCTATAACTGGTTAGAATACTTTGATAAATTTCCTCAAAAAAGGTTTATTAGTGATGGCAATCCAGATGTTGTAACTGTACCTAAAAAGTTTGAGGATATTGTAGATAAAGATAAATTAAATGGTAAGTTGCTTTATATTTATGAAGAGAAGGAGTAG
- the pdaB gene encoding polysaccharide deacetylase family sporulation protein PdaB produces the protein MKIFLLDKNKVIKIILVIFLVTSSLVYTTINQDEIISVFSVKRELPIYSVDTDEMKIAISFDAAWGDQYTKQILDILDKYNVKTTFFLVGFWVDRYPDMVKEIARRGHEIGNHSTNHPHMTKLSQTQIIDELKKTEDKIKKITGQRTILFRPPFGDYNDRLIRTCRDNGYYVIQWDVDSLDWKELGVEPVVDRVLRNVKKGSIVLFHNNAKYVTKYLPIILEKLQARGYKIVPISELIYKEDYYIDNTGRQMKRKN, from the coding sequence TTGAAAATATTTTTGCTAGATAAAAATAAAGTAATAAAAATAATTCTTGTTATATTTTTAGTTACAAGTTCATTGGTTTATACAACTATTAATCAAGATGAAATTATTAGTGTATTTTCGGTAAAAAGAGAGCTACCTATTTATTCTGTTGATACTGATGAAATGAAAATAGCAATAAGTTTTGACGCTGCATGGGGCGATCAGTACACAAAGCAAATTCTGGATATTTTAGATAAGTATAATGTAAAAACGACATTTTTTCTTGTTGGATTTTGGGTTGACAGATATCCTGATATGGTTAAGGAAATAGCTAGAAGAGGACATGAGATAGGCAACCATTCTACCAATCATCCTCATATGACTAAACTGAGTCAAACTCAGATTATTGATGAATTAAAGAAAACAGAGGATAAAATAAAGAAAATTACAGGTCAAAGAACTATTCTTTTTAGACCACCATTTGGCGATTATAATGATAGACTTATCAGAACTTGTAGAGATAATGGGTATTATGTAATTCAATGGGATGTTGATTCTTTGGATTGGAAAGAGTTGGGAGTTGAACCAGTAGTAGATCGTGTTTTGAGAAATGTAAAGAAAGGTTCTATAGTATTGTTTCATAATAATGCTAAGTATGTTACTAAGTACCTACCGATCATATTAGAAAAACTTCAAGCTAGAGGATACAAAATAGTGCCGATTTCAGAATTAATCTATAAAGAGGATTATTATATAGATAATACTGGAAGACAAATGAAAAGAAAAAATTAA
- a CDS encoding 4Fe-4S double cluster binding domain-containing protein produces the protein MNLTFREKIIEKAISMGASKVGFAKLENFLPDNFSHLKSGISIVVRLSDQIMNDVVDKPTHTYFHHYRTVNFLIDQITLAITNMIQNEGYLAMAIPASQTVKTETDAYTGIFQHKTVATLAGLGWIGKNACLVTEEFGSRIRLGTVLTNMIFPYDEPIKNSKCGDCNICVTKCPALALKGNNWHQGVDRETLVDAFACSTYMSEQYKDIGRGSVCGLCISSCPRGTKVIRP, from the coding sequence ATGAATTTAACTTTTAGAGAAAAGATAATAGAAAAAGCGATTAGTATGGGTGCTTCTAAAGTTGGATTTGCTAAATTAGAAAACTTCTTACCTGATAATTTTTCTCACTTAAAATCAGGTATTTCTATTGTTGTTAGATTATCTGATCAGATAATGAATGATGTAGTAGATAAACCAACTCATACTTATTTCCATCATTATAGAACAGTAAATTTTTTAATAGACCAAATTACTTTAGCTATAACAAATATGATTCAAAATGAAGGATATCTTGCTATGGCAATACCAGCTTCTCAAACTGTTAAAACAGAAACAGATGCATATACAGGAATTTTTCAACATAAAACTGTTGCAACTTTGGCAGGTTTAGGATGGATAGGTAAAAATGCTTGTTTAGTTACAGAAGAGTTTGGATCAAGAATAAGATTAGGAACTGTGTTAACAAATATGATTTTTCCATATGATGAGCCGATAAAAAACTCAAAATGTGGGGATTGCAATATTTGTGTAACAAAGTGTCCTGCTTTGGCTTTGAAAGGGAATAATTGGCACCAAGGTGTTGATAGAGAGACTTTAGTTGATGCGTTTGCATGTAGTACTTATATGAGTGAACAATATAAAGATATAGGTAGAGGTTCAGTATGTGGTTTATGTATTTCAAGTTGTCCAAGAGGAACAAAAGTTATTAGACCATGA
- a CDS encoding Na/Pi cotransporter family protein: MKLFKEMHYVMILLSISGGLLLFLLGIKIISTSFEKIVSEKLKIKLYKLTNNKIIGVLLGVIVTGLLQSSSATTLLVISLVHSNLISIYNAVPIIMGANIGTTITAQIIAIEIKNYAVYLLLAGIIITPFFKREPTKIIPKLLIGISLIFLGIDIISNSIASTNSTKKLSLLIENIGANDVLGIFSGFLITAIIHSSSTGIAILQIMASSHIISVRTSIPIILGQNIGTCIDTLIGSLATNRTGKQAAFVHIIFNISGVIIFYYFINYLYNFVSLISPNNPSRQIANAHTLFNVLTTLLLLPFSSTLVNISKKLIKE; this comes from the coding sequence ATGAAGTTATTTAAAGAAATGCATTATGTGATGATTTTATTAAGTATTTCTGGAGGTCTCTTATTATTTCTTTTAGGTATAAAAATAATTTCTACTTCATTTGAAAAAATAGTTTCAGAAAAGCTCAAGATTAAGCTATACAAATTGACAAATAACAAAATAATTGGGGTATTGCTAGGAGTAATAGTAACTGGGTTACTTCAAAGCAGTAGTGCTACAACTTTATTAGTCATTAGTCTTGTACACAGTAATCTTATAAGCATTTATAATGCTGTACCTATTATTATGGGAGCAAATATTGGTACAACTATAACAGCACAAATTATTGCAATAGAAATTAAAAATTACGCAGTATATCTTTTATTAGCTGGAATTATTATTACACCATTTTTCAAAAGAGAACCAACTAAAATAATACCTAAACTATTAATAGGTATTTCTTTAATATTTCTAGGTATAGATATTATTTCAAACAGCATAGCTTCAACAAACAGTACAAAAAAACTTTCTTTATTAATAGAAAATATTGGTGCAAATGATGTTTTAGGTATATTCTCAGGATTCCTTATAACAGCAATTATTCACAGTAGCAGTACTGGAATTGCTATCCTTCAAATTATGGCATCATCTCATATTATCTCAGTCAGAACTTCTATTCCTATTATACTAGGCCAAAATATAGGTACCTGTATAGATACTCTAATAGGAAGCTTAGCAACTAATCGCACTGGCAAACAAGCTGCTTTTGTCCATATAATATTCAACATAAGCGGAGTTATTATCTTCTACTATTTTATAAATTATCTTTATAATTTTGTAAGTCTAATTTCACCAAATAATCCATCCAGACAAATTGCAAATGCTCATACACTTTTTAATGTATTAACTACATTACTACTCTTACCTTTTTCATCAACCCTTGTAAATATATCAAAAAAATTAATAAAGGAGTAA